The window TGGATGGACATATAGTTCAAAAAAGGAGGTTAGCTGGTTGTTTTGGCTCTCTGTTGCTTTTGATTGTCAGATGGGATAGCGGTCTCTACCCCTTGTCATTCCATATGATTTCTTCGCAATCTTATTGCTATCTTTTTCCGATAATTGTTGCCATTTCTATATTTAGTTTTACAATTATATGGATGTGCAAGGTagatgatctcaacttagagttcccaTGTTTCATTTGGAAACatgcattttaattttaaaccttcCCTACTCTAAGAGTCTTTGTTCAGTTCTCATCTAGTTTATTGATTGTAACATTGCATGTAAATGATGGCACCTGCCAATTAAATACAGTGGTGTCCCATCTAGTGTGTGAACATTCACACACATATGTTGTTTGTTTTGGATAACTctgattttcttgattttttttagtgAATTTCGTATTTTATTGGGTTTCCACCATTCATTGGTTATAAGCCTTACTTTTTCTGTCTGCTTTAGAAGAATCAGAAACAGATAGTGAAGAATCAGATGTTAGTGGATCTGACATGGAAGATTCATCTTGGATTTCATGGTTCTGTAACCTAAGAGGGAATGAGTTCTTCTGCGAAGTTGATGATGACTATATACAAGATGATTTCAATCTATGTGAATTAAGCAATCAAGTTCCATATTATGATTATGCTCTTGATTTGATCTTGGATGTCGAGTCTTCTCATGGTAAGCTCGTTTGGAATTATGTCCCCCTTTCAAGACAACTTGCAGCACATAGGCTTGATCTTGTTTTGTAATTTGAGCAAAAATTTATAATCAATTTTCTTCCATTTGCTTGGTTCATAATGCTTCTTTTCAATTTCTTTAGCTTTGGTATTTTGGCACATTAAGTTCATACCACATTCAGAAAGAACTATCCATCATTTCATAGAACTTTTTCTCTTGTTTGAATTAATTGGATGCTAAAATATATTCCTGGATGCAAACCCTACATATCTAAGCTGTTATAAATACATTCATGCTGCTCGACTAGGTGTTTGTATCTTTTTATAGAATGCACATAGGATGGGATATATGTGCTACAAGTATACTTGTTTCCCTATCATCCCTTTACTATAACAGAAGTATCTTTATTTGGAACGCTTATTTCCTTCTCAAGAAAGAGTATTATGGTTGTGGGGACATGTATAATCACAATGATTTCCTTATTCTAGAAGGCAAAAAGTACCTGAAGACTACATATCTATCATCTTTGTTTCTACTTTTTGGTAAATCTACAACTTTATCCTATAGGCAATAGTGTGATAAGTAATTGCTTGAGTGATTTTCTTAAAATTCAGTATACCATTCATTGATCAGAAAATGCTATCTGATAATAAAAAATTCTGGGAAACACCAAATGTAAGGCAAATCTGGCAATTGCAAGATAAGTTGAAGTGTTTCTGGTACATCGCTGAAAGGAAATGATGTCCTGATGCATAATTCTATGAAGTCATGTTAGAATAATCATATCTACATGAACATTTTGTTTGGTTGTTGTGATTTTGGTTCAAACATACAAATAACATATACTTAATTTAGGAATTTTTGAGTCAATTGAGATTATAATTTAGACTGTGAAGTTGGTATTAAAGCGGCCTTCTTATTTCCactatttattttagaaatagttTGAACTTCTCTTGCATATCTGTATAAGAATTAGACATTGATATTCTGAAAATTCTTCGCATATTATTTTTCAATATATCTTCTGGTTTATATGCTTACATGTATGTCATGACTAGTAAATATTGCACACTGTTATGATTAGTAAATATTGCACACTATCATGACTAGTACCTATTGCACATTGGCTTGTATGTCTAATTGGTGTCGAACCACTTGGTCTTCTTTCACACTCCAGTATTCGGTCAATTTTGACCTACTTAACATAATCAACAAACATCAAACCACAACTCTTCATCAATATAACTATGAGCTGATTATACCAACAAGatacaaatttttttttctaaaaataaccCTAGCTATGTCACCTCTAGCATATGCAACCGAACAGCAACATATGCACACTAATAGAGAACACACATAGaaacaataaaatatgaaatgtATGTGATCAACTGGGTTTTATGCATTTTATTATATTGCACTTTCTACCTGAGATTGCTATAGctctttaaattacttttagttGGTCAATTGCAAGCTTTGTAGTGTAATAAACTCAGTAATTTTAATGGATTTATTGACTGAGCAGGAGACACATTCACTGAGGAAGAAAATGAGATGGTTGAATCAGCAGCAGAAATGCTGTATGGTATGATTCATGTTCGGTACATATTAACCAGTAAAGGGATGGCAGCAATGGTAAaattattctttgaatttctatatattcttttttacttatttatttttcatttatgaCATGTTCTAGTGACAATTTGTGTAGCTTGAAAAGTTTAAGAACTATGATTTTGGAAGATGCCCTCGAGTTTACTGCTCAGGTCAGCCTTGTCTTCCTGTTGGACAATCTGACATTCCTCGATCAAGTACTGTGAAAGTATATTGTCCCAAATGTGAAGATATATACTATCCAAGATCCAAGTATCAAGGCAGTATCCTTTTTCCCTCTTGTAAATTTCACAACAAGTAGCTTTTCTCCtaatttttttattgatattCAACTAAATACAAGTACGTCAACTGCAAAATATAGATGGAGCTTACTCCTATTTAAATCCTTGACCCTTCTAGATATTGATGGAGCTTACTTTGGAACTACGTTTCCTCACCTGTTTCTCATGACGTATGGGCACCTGAAGCCACAAAAACCATCTCAGAAATACATACCTAGGGTGTTTGGCTATAAAATCCACAGACCATGATGGTGAAGTTGAGCTGCCACATGCTGAGAATTCTGTTGACTGGAGGGCTTCCATTTCTGTTAGTGTTGATTTGCCCTAGATGAtgatgagcaactgtttatattGGGCTTTAATATTCTTCAAAAATTTTTATCTTAATCTTGTAACTACTGAGCAAGTTCAACTTTACAGAATCAATTCATTTCCTAGCTTCAGTTTGCAGGGTTATTGGTTTGGCATGTTGGTTTAGCCATTTTACTTTTTGAAAGTGATTTGATATTAAATTCGTGTATCCTCCATGGCTACTGAATGATGGTAACATCAAAGTTTCTTG is drawn from Zingiber officinale cultivar Zhangliang chromosome 1B, Zo_v1.1, whole genome shotgun sequence and contains these coding sequences:
- the LOC121978133 gene encoding putative casein kinase II subunit beta-4 isoform X1, translating into MHWNRGGSGSKVEIGAADRKRFGDSLDNHLEKSPPTALRVMDLKEKDRLSVPSTSSGKQPEHPSLSNNKCSDEESETDSEESDVSGSDMEDSSWISWFCNLRGNEFFCEVDDDYIQDDFNLCELSNQVPYYDYALDLILDVESSHGDTFTEEENEMVESAAEMLYGMIHVRYILTSKGMAAMLEKFKNYDFGRCPRVYCSGQPCLPVGQSDIPRSSTVKVYCPKCEDIYYPRSKYQGNIDGAYFGTTFPHLFLMTYGHLKPQKPSQKYIPRVFGYKIHRP
- the LOC121978133 gene encoding putative casein kinase II subunit beta-4 isoform X2 translates to MHWNRGGSGSKVEIGAADRKRFGDSLDNHLEKSPPTALRVMDLKEKDRLSVPSTSSGKQPEHPSLSNNKCSDEESETDSEESDVSGSDMEDSSWISWFCNLRGNEFFCEVDDDYIQDDFNLCELSNQVPYYDYALDLILDVESSHGDTFTEEENEMVESAAEMLYGMIHVRYILTSKGMAAMLEKFKNYDFGRCPRVYCSGQPCLPVGQSDIPRSSTVKVYCPKCEDIYYPRSKYQDIDGAYFGTTFPHLFLMTYGHLKPQKPSQKYIPRVFGYKIHRP
- the LOC121978133 gene encoding putative casein kinase II subunit beta-4 isoform X3, yielding MHWNRGGSGSKVEIGAADRKRFGDSLDNHLEKSPPTALRVMDLKEKDRLSVPSTSSGKQPEHPSLSNNKCSDESETDSEESDVSGSDMEDSSWISWFCNLRGNEFFCEVDDDYIQDDFNLCELSNQVPYYDYALDLILDVESSHGDTFTEEENEMVESAAEMLYGMIHVRYILTSKGMAAMLEKFKNYDFGRCPRVYCSGQPCLPVGQSDIPRSSTVKVYCPKCEDIYYPRSKYQGNIDGAYFGTTFPHLFLMTYGHLKPQKPSQKYIPRVFGYKIHRP